One stretch of Muribaculum intestinale DNA includes these proteins:
- the hflX gene encoding GTPase HflX, protein MKEDIISNPVSERTVLVGLITPQQPEAKANEYLDELAFLADTAGAVTEKRFLQRVDYPNPRTFVGKGKLEEIQQYVEENGIGLVIFDDDLTTKQVANLERELKVKILDRTSLILDIFAKRAQTANAKTQVELAQYQYLLPRLTRMWTHLERQRGGIGMRGPGETQIETDRRIILDKISRLKAELVRIDSQKSIQRKNRGKLTRVALVGYTNVGKSTLMNLLSKSDVFAENKLFATLDTTVRKVIIDNLPFLLTDTVGFIRKLPTHLVNSFKSTLDEVRDADILVHVVDISHPQFEEQIEVVNRTLADICGKDNDKKMIVVFNKVDAFSYTPKDEDDLTPRTKANVSLDELKASWMAKLSDNCVFISAKEQTNIDELRKKLYEMAREVHMQRFPYNDFLYQTYEDLESDDTAPTSDKE, encoded by the coding sequence ATGAAAGAAGATATAATCTCCAATCCGGTATCGGAGCGCACCGTGCTCGTAGGACTTATCACTCCTCAGCAGCCGGAAGCCAAAGCCAACGAATATCTCGACGAACTCGCGTTCCTCGCCGATACAGCCGGTGCTGTCACCGAGAAACGTTTTCTCCAGAGAGTCGACTATCCCAACCCACGTACATTCGTAGGGAAAGGCAAACTTGAAGAAATACAGCAGTATGTCGAGGAAAACGGCATAGGACTCGTAATATTCGACGATGACCTTACGACCAAGCAGGTGGCCAATCTTGAACGCGAACTGAAGGTTAAGATTCTCGACCGTACAAGCCTTATTCTCGACATATTTGCAAAGCGCGCGCAGACAGCCAATGCGAAGACCCAGGTCGAACTGGCCCAGTACCAGTATCTGCTCCCGCGCCTTACCAGAATGTGGACCCACCTGGAGCGTCAGCGTGGCGGTATAGGCATGCGCGGTCCCGGCGAGACGCAGATTGAAACCGACCGCCGTATCATCCTCGACAAAATATCGCGCCTCAAGGCCGAACTCGTCAGAATCGACTCGCAGAAGTCAATACAGCGTAAAAATCGCGGCAAACTTACCCGAGTGGCCCTCGTAGGATATACCAACGTAGGCAAGTCCACCCTCATGAATCTGCTGAGCAAAAGCGATGTGTTCGCCGAGAACAAACTGTTCGCCACACTTGACACCACCGTGCGCAAGGTGATTATCGACAATCTGCCGTTTCTGCTTACCGACACGGTAGGATTCATACGCAAGCTCCCTACCCATCTGGTCAACTCATTCAAGTCGACACTCGACGAGGTGCGCGACGCCGACATACTTGTACATGTGGTGGATATAAGCCACCCGCAGTTTGAGGAACAGATAGAGGTTGTCAACCGCACGTTGGCCGATATCTGCGGTAAAGACAACGACAAGAAGATGATTGTCGTATTCAACAAAGTCGATGCATTCTCATATACACCCAAAGATGAGGATGACCTGACACCGCGCACAAAAGCCAATGTGTCGCTCGACGAACTTAAGGCTTCGTGGATGGCCAAACTATCAGACAACTGCGTGTTTATCTCGGCCAAAGAACAGACCAATATCGACGAACTGCGAAAGAAACTTTACGAAATGGCACGCGAGGTACACATGCAGCGGTTCCCGTACAACGACTTTTTATACCAGACCTATGAGGATCTGGAATCAGACGATACCGCCCCGACATCTGACAAGGAATAA
- the coaD gene encoding pantetheine-phosphate adenylyltransferase, translating into MTPKYHERIALYPGTFDPFTIGHLSIINRGLELFDRIIVAVGINDSKRCYRPTSERVEHIKGVMADEPRVEVTSYDGLTVDVAARHGAQFILRGVRTVADYEYERNLAYANRRISGIETVLLYTLPELQYVSSTMVRDLDRCGYDISQFVPKAPDCEHSDTDIH; encoded by the coding sequence ATGACTCCCAAATATCATGAGCGCATAGCTCTATATCCGGGCACATTCGACCCATTCACAATAGGCCACCTGTCGATAATCAACAGAGGCCTTGAATTATTCGACCGAATAATAGTGGCCGTAGGTATCAACGACTCAAAACGATGCTACCGCCCGACATCCGAACGTGTGGAACACATAAAAGGCGTGATGGCCGATGAGCCTCGTGTAGAGGTGACAAGCTACGACGGACTTACCGTTGACGTAGCTGCCCGCCACGGAGCCCAATTCATACTTCGCGGGGTGCGTACGGTAGCCGACTATGAGTATGAGCGCAACCTCGCTTATGCCAACCGCCGCATCTCGGGAATCGAGACAGTACTGTTGTATACCCTACCCGAACTGCAGTATGTAAGCTCGACCATGGTACGCGACCTCGACCGCTGCGGCTACGACATAAGCCAGTTTGTACCAAAAGCTCCCGACTGCGAACACTCCGATACAGATATACATTAA
- a CDS encoding DNA topoisomerase IV subunit B, producing the protein MASTNSEQEYTPQLPDEAPEANEPQLPSNYTGDDIKTLDWREHIRLRPGMYIGSLGDGSQSDDGVYVLLKEVLDNAIDEYMMGFGKHIEVTVTDTTITVRDFGRGIPLDKIVDVSSKMNTGAKYDSKAFKKSVGLNGVGIKAVNALSTDFYIQSWRDGMTHAVDYKRAEIISDSRVEASDQPNGTLVRFTPDATIFRDYRYHEEYIVRLIKNYTFLNTGLSIFLNGKRYYSRNGLLDLLKENMTQDPLYPIIHLRSDDIECVLTHTKQFGEEYYSFVNGQHTTQGGSHLTAFREALSRTIKEHFGKNFEYSDIRGGIVAAISVKIEEPVFDSQAKIKLTSRDMGPNGPSVAKFIGDFVKKELDNYLHINLDTADILLKKIQQNEKERKAMAGVTKAVREKAKKIALHNKKLLDCRVHLSDTKGDEERKNASSIFITEGDSAAGSITKIRDVDTQAVFSLRGKPLNTYGMPLVDVYKNDEFALLRAALNIEDSIDDLRYNNVIIATDADVDGMHIRLLLLTYFLQFFPELIKKGHVYVLQTPLFRVRNKNVNRRRGAAKGKKSSVADETYYCYSEEERVAAIARLGNNAEITRFKGLGEISPEEFRGFIGPEMRLDLVTLRKEDAVGELLEFYMGKNTSERQNFIIDNLVVEDDSQIS; encoded by the coding sequence ATGGCATCCACCAACTCAGAACAAGAATACACTCCACAACTTCCCGACGAGGCTCCCGAAGCCAACGAACCGCAACTGCCATCAAACTACACCGGCGACGACATCAAGACACTCGACTGGCGCGAGCATATACGCCTGCGTCCCGGCATGTATATCGGAAGCCTGGGCGACGGCTCGCAGAGCGACGATGGCGTGTACGTGCTGCTGAAGGAAGTGCTCGACAACGCCATCGACGAGTATATGATGGGGTTCGGAAAGCATATCGAAGTGACTGTTACCGACACGACCATCACTGTAAGGGACTTCGGACGCGGCATACCGCTGGACAAAATCGTAGATGTCAGCTCAAAGATGAATACCGGAGCGAAATATGACTCAAAGGCGTTTAAAAAGTCGGTGGGTCTGAATGGAGTCGGCATCAAGGCGGTAAATGCGCTCTCGACGGATTTTTACATACAGAGCTGGCGCGACGGCATGACCCATGCCGTCGACTACAAGCGTGCGGAAATCATAAGCGACAGCCGGGTGGAGGCCTCCGACCAGCCCAACGGCACACTTGTGCGCTTCACTCCCGACGCCACCATATTCCGCGATTACCGCTATCACGAGGAGTATATCGTGCGTCTGATTAAAAACTATACTTTCCTCAACACCGGACTGTCTATATTTCTCAACGGCAAACGCTACTATTCGCGCAACGGTCTGCTCGACCTGCTGAAAGAAAATATGACGCAGGACCCGCTTTATCCGATAATACACCTGCGCAGCGACGATATCGAATGTGTTCTCACCCACACAAAGCAGTTTGGCGAAGAATATTATTCATTTGTCAACGGCCAGCACACCACGCAGGGCGGCTCCCACCTCACAGCTTTCCGCGAGGCACTGTCCAGAACTATCAAGGAACATTTCGGCAAAAACTTCGAGTATTCCGACATAAGGGGAGGCATCGTGGCCGCCATATCGGTAAAGATTGAAGAGCCGGTGTTTGACTCGCAGGCAAAAATCAAGCTCACGTCGCGCGACATGGGCCCCAACGGACCGAGCGTAGCAAAATTCATCGGTGATTTTGTAAAAAAGGAACTCGACAATTATCTGCATATCAATCTTGACACTGCCGACATACTCCTTAAGAAGATACAGCAGAACGAAAAGGAACGCAAGGCAATGGCCGGTGTCACAAAGGCTGTGCGCGAGAAAGCAAAGAAAATAGCCCTGCACAACAAGAAGCTGCTCGACTGCCGTGTGCATCTCAGCGATACCAAGGGGGATGAAGAGCGCAAAAACGCCTCGTCGATATTCATAACCGAGGGTGACTCAGCCGCCGGCTCAATCACCAAGATACGCGATGTCGACACCCAGGCTGTATTCTCACTGCGAGGCAAGCCTCTCAACACCTACGGCATGCCTCTTGTCGACGTGTATAAGAACGACGAATTCGCCCTGCTGCGTGCGGCCCTCAACATAGAGGACAGCATCGACGACCTGCGCTACAACAACGTGATTATAGCCACCGACGCCGATGTCGACGGAATGCACATACGCCTGCTTCTGCTCACATACTTCCTCCAGTTTTTCCCCGAGCTGATAAAGAAAGGGCATGTATACGTGTTGCAGACCCCGCTTTTCAGAGTAAGAAACAAGAATGTAAACCGCCGGCGTGGCGCAGCCAAAGGGAAAAAAAGTTCAGTCGCCGACGAAACATATTACTGTTACAGCGAGGAGGAGCGTGTAGCTGCGATAGCCAGGCTCGGCAACAATGCCGAGATAACCCGATTCAAAGGTCTCGGAGAGATTTCTCCCGAAGAGTTCCGCGGATTTATCGGGCCCGAAATGCGGCTCGACCTCGTGACACTGCGCAAGGAAGATGCCGTAGGCGAACTGCTTGAGTTCTATATGGGCAAAAACACTTCCGAGCGACAAAATTTCATCATTGACAACCTTGTAGTAGAAGATGACTCCCAAATATCATGA
- a CDS encoding CYTH domain-containing protein has translation MAVEIERKFLVKNHDYRHMAVGSTRIMQGYLSTEIRATIRVRLCGDNAYLTVKGANIGSVRDEWEYEIPVDDAMRMLERCAAGAVIDKERYRVPHEGHMWEVDEFHGHYEGLVVAEVELSDENEEVAIPDFVGKEVTGNTRYYNSVMASADNLRVVDGRLV, from the coding sequence ATGGCTGTAGAAATAGAGCGCAAATTTTTGGTAAAGAACCACGATTACCGGCACATGGCAGTCGGCAGTACTCGTATTATGCAGGGGTATCTCTCGACTGAGATAAGGGCCACGATAAGGGTCCGGTTGTGTGGCGACAATGCTTACCTTACTGTCAAGGGTGCAAATATCGGCTCTGTGCGCGACGAATGGGAGTATGAGATTCCTGTCGACGATGCCATGCGCATGCTTGAGCGCTGTGCGGCGGGAGCTGTTATCGACAAGGAGCGCTACCGTGTGCCCCACGAAGGGCATATGTGGGAAGTCGACGAATTCCATGGTCACTATGAGGGGCTTGTAGTGGCTGAGGTAGAGTTGTCGGATGAAAACGAGGAGGTGGCTATCCCCGACTTTGTAGGGAAGGAGGTCACAGGCAATACCCGGTACTATAATTCGGTGATGGCCTCTGCCGACAATCTGCGTGTTGTCGACGGGCGTCTTGTCTGA
- a CDS encoding TlpA disulfide reductase family protein, with translation MKHISTATGCALLFIAAACSNNQWHVKGTLEGGAGKEILVQASDNGRWYTLDTITTGKNGKFEYSHTAMGRPDVYRLNLDGRNIYFPIDSIETVTVATTDSLFDASYTIEGSAAAEAMMEADRKLMDAVRAKGAESALTDSELKRELAQTILADPSGIVAYYIISKQINGRYLFNPADRMDNRVIGAVANAYSEKRPDDPRTSYLKQLYLANRVAMNPDLTMPTDTIQATELAYFDISLTNEKGDTISLSDAVNRNKAVILSFTAYTAEGSTAYNALLAEAYRRYHNQGLEIYQVAFDDDEFQWKKSAKNLPWITVYHPSTQGAQTLMNYNVQGLPTTFVLANGQITDRVTDPSAISTTVGRHF, from the coding sequence ATGAAGCATATATCAACCGCTACAGGCTGCGCACTGTTGTTTATCGCGGCAGCATGCAGCAACAACCAATGGCATGTAAAAGGCACTCTCGAAGGTGGTGCAGGCAAAGAGATACTTGTTCAGGCATCGGACAACGGACGCTGGTATACACTCGATACTATAACAACCGGGAAAAATGGCAAATTCGAATATTCCCATACTGCCATGGGACGTCCCGACGTGTACCGACTGAATCTTGACGGACGAAATATATATTTCCCGATAGACAGCATCGAGACTGTGACAGTAGCTACGACCGACAGCCTGTTTGACGCTTCCTACACCATCGAAGGAAGCGCCGCCGCCGAAGCCATGATGGAAGCCGACAGAAAACTAATGGATGCGGTAAGAGCCAAGGGAGCCGAATCGGCACTGACCGACTCAGAACTCAAGAGAGAACTCGCCCAGACAATCCTGGCGGATCCGTCGGGTATTGTAGCATATTATATAATCTCAAAACAAATCAACGGCAGATATCTTTTCAATCCCGCCGACAGAATGGACAACCGGGTAATCGGTGCCGTGGCAAATGCATATAGCGAGAAACGGCCCGACGACCCACGCACATCATATCTCAAGCAACTGTATTTGGCCAACCGTGTGGCCATGAATCCCGACTTAACCATGCCGACAGACACAATCCAGGCCACTGAACTCGCGTATTTCGATATCAGCCTCACTAATGAGAAGGGCGACACCATCTCGCTGTCAGATGCTGTAAACCGCAATAAAGCAGTGATACTGAGCTTTACCGCCTATACCGCCGAAGGCTCCACCGCTTATAATGCTCTTCTGGCCGAGGCATACCGCCGCTATCACAACCAGGGTCTTGAGATATATCAGGTGGCATTTGACGACGATGAATTCCAATGGAAGAAATCGGCAAAAAACCTTCCATGGATTACCGTCTACCATCCCTCGACACAGGGTGCCCAGACTCTCATGAACTACAATGTGCAGGGGCTTCCGACCACATTCGTCCTCGCCAACGGACAGATTACCGACCGCGTAACAGATCCCTCCGCTATCTCCACTACCGTAGGACGCCATTTCTAA
- the rlmD gene encoding 23S rRNA (uracil(1939)-C(5))-methyltransferase RlmD — translation MSRKRKELPVLEHIEIADVAAEGNALARVDGLVVFVPFAAPGDIADIKLLKKRKSYADGRIERLITPGEIRVAPRCDHFTICGGCRWQHLPYSFQLQCKQRQVEDAVQRIAKVDAPEINPILGSSDIWEYRNKMEYTFSNKKWLTREQLESGEEFTDRDGAGFHIPGAFDKVLDIECCHLQDNLGNRLRNFIRDYGRSHGYTFYDLRQQQGLLRNLMVRIASTGEVMALMQFGEDDREKIESLLNAVATEFPEITSLLYVINTKVNDTIGDQTVVTFEGRDYIEEEMEGLRFRIGPKSFYQTNSRQAYELYKVARKFAGLSGNELVYDLYTGTGTIANFVAENSRKVIGIEYVAEAIEDAKINSAANGIENTEFFAGDMKDVLTDGFIEIHGRPEVMIVDPPRAGMHEDVVGVILNAEPERIVYVSCNPATQARDLAMLDAKYRIEEIQPVDMFPHTAHVENVVKLVKRG, via the coding sequence ATGTCAAGAAAACGCAAGGAGCTCCCGGTACTGGAGCATATAGAGATAGCCGATGTCGCCGCCGAAGGGAATGCCCTCGCACGTGTAGACGGACTGGTCGTGTTTGTGCCGTTTGCCGCACCAGGCGACATTGCCGACATAAAGTTGCTGAAAAAGCGCAAAAGCTATGCCGACGGCCGCATCGAGCGCCTGATTACTCCCGGAGAGATACGTGTGGCGCCCCGTTGCGACCATTTCACAATATGCGGCGGATGCCGCTGGCAGCATCTCCCCTACTCTTTTCAGCTGCAATGCAAGCAGCGCCAGGTAGAGGATGCCGTACAGCGCATCGCCAAAGTGGATGCGCCGGAAATCAACCCTATTCTGGGTTCGTCGGATATATGGGAGTACCGCAACAAAATGGAGTATACATTCTCCAACAAAAAATGGCTTACACGTGAGCAGCTTGAATCAGGCGAGGAATTCACCGACCGCGACGGAGCCGGATTCCACATCCCCGGCGCATTCGACAAGGTGCTCGACATAGAGTGTTGCCACCTTCAGGACAATCTGGGCAACCGTCTGCGCAACTTCATCCGCGATTACGGCCGCTCACACGGATACACATTCTACGACCTGCGCCAGCAGCAGGGCTTGCTGCGCAACCTGATGGTACGTATCGCATCGACAGGCGAGGTGATGGCTCTGATGCAGTTTGGCGAAGATGACCGCGAGAAAATCGAGTCACTGCTCAACGCCGTAGCGACCGAATTTCCGGAAATCACATCGCTGCTTTATGTTATCAACACCAAAGTCAACGATACTATCGGCGACCAGACTGTAGTGACATTCGAAGGCCGCGACTATATCGAGGAAGAGATGGAGGGACTCCGATTCCGCATCGGCCCGAAATCATTCTACCAGACCAACTCGCGCCAGGCATATGAACTCTACAAGGTGGCCAGAAAGTTTGCCGGACTGTCGGGCAATGAACTCGTCTACGACCTCTATACCGGCACGGGCACCATAGCCAACTTCGTGGCAGAAAACTCCCGCAAGGTAATAGGCATAGAATATGTAGCCGAAGCCATTGAGGACGCTAAAATCAACTCGGCAGCCAACGGCATCGAAAATACCGAATTCTTTGCCGGCGACATGAAAGATGTGCTCACCGACGGATTTATCGAAATCCACGGACGCCCGGAAGTGATGATTGTAGACCCTCCTCGCGCCGGCATGCACGAAGATGTGGTAGGAGTGATACTCAATGCCGAACCTGAGCGCATAGTATACGTAAGCTGCAATCCCGCCACACAGGCACGCGACCTCGCTATGCTCGACGCCAAGTACCGCATAGAGGAGATACAGCCGGTAGACATGTTCCCGCATACAGCCCATGTGGAGAATGTGGTAAAACTGGTGAAACGGGGCTGA
- a CDS encoding DUF4954 family protein yields the protein MANFRELTIDEITQLRQNGCHSNEWVRVKVADPFQPCHYHDCVFIGDIRLGITEGSLRGLGGLDFPTGIYSATLRDCEIGDNVRISHIRECIVNYRIGSNTCISNVGSIICNGRTAFGNGVKVNVMEETGSRVNLIYDKLSAQISFLQTIYAENTQLIEALHNMIRRYAEEHSSDTGEIGSYVTITDTTRIQNVRILDRATISGASALINGTVGFRATVGCNVIAENFIISSEAVVENSVLVHNAFVGQASQIRNGFTAHDSVFFANCHMECGESCSIFAGPHCVSHHKSTLLIAGYYAFFNAGSNSNQSNHLYRTGPIHNGILEHGCKTGSNSYIIWPAHFGDFTLVLGKHSRHPDTSALPFSYAIGQPNGESLIYPGANVKTAGTIRDILKWRIRDKRSHDIPKLDYVNTVSLSPLTAIVLYRALSVLEQIEADENYDYPRRHNFRLKREYIRKGREYYALAIDYFMGETIVKKLLHTPLNPDKTLWEQLQEEPVNVAGDWADIVSLIVPESKIKDIFSSIIDGTITSVEQLSERLNYEGSQYDHYAWTFVCHNFNKCYSVNIEDITPEILVSVIDRWTESVRSLDQMRRDDAMRDFTQQIGYDTDFDSPGEWLDDSMINKEFNPESNPQIMSMHNHYVQALLDAHQVTTELKRTFNINDNK from the coding sequence ATGGCTAATTTTCGAGAACTTACTATTGATGAAATCACACAGTTGCGGCAAAACGGATGCCACAGCAACGAATGGGTACGCGTGAAGGTGGCTGACCCTTTTCAGCCATGCCACTACCACGACTGCGTATTCATAGGCGACATACGCCTTGGCATAACCGAAGGCTCATTGCGCGGGCTTGGCGGCCTCGACTTCCCGACCGGCATATACAGCGCTACGCTGCGCGACTGCGAGATAGGTGACAATGTGCGCATAAGCCACATACGTGAATGCATCGTAAACTACCGCATAGGCTCAAACACATGCATCTCTAACGTGGGCTCCATTATATGCAACGGACGCACGGCTTTCGGCAACGGCGTGAAAGTAAACGTTATGGAGGAGACCGGAAGCAGGGTAAACCTCATATACGACAAGCTATCGGCACAGATATCTTTCCTACAGACTATCTACGCCGAAAACACACAGCTCATCGAAGCTCTCCACAACATGATACGACGATATGCGGAAGAGCATTCGTCGGATACCGGAGAAATAGGCTCATATGTCACTATCACCGACACAACAAGAATACAGAACGTGCGCATTCTTGACCGTGCCACGATAAGCGGAGCATCGGCTCTTATCAACGGCACCGTAGGATTCCGGGCCACGGTAGGCTGCAATGTAATCGCTGAGAATTTCATAATCTCGTCGGAGGCGGTGGTAGAAAATTCAGTGCTGGTGCATAATGCTTTTGTAGGCCAGGCGAGCCAGATACGCAATGGCTTCACGGCCCACGATTCGGTATTCTTCGCCAACTGCCATATGGAATGCGGCGAGTCGTGCAGTATATTCGCCGGCCCACATTGCGTATCACACCACAAATCGACCCTGCTCATTGCCGGATACTACGCCTTCTTCAATGCCGGCTCCAACTCCAACCAGAGCAACCATTTATACCGTACGGGGCCTATACACAACGGCATACTCGAACATGGCTGCAAGACGGGCAGTAACAGCTACATAATATGGCCGGCTCATTTCGGCGACTTCACACTCGTGTTGGGCAAACACAGCCGCCATCCAGACACCTCTGCCCTCCCCTTCTCCTATGCAATCGGCCAGCCTAACGGCGAGAGCCTGATATATCCCGGCGCCAACGTAAAGACAGCCGGTACCATACGCGACATCCTGAAATGGCGTATCCGCGACAAGCGAAGTCACGACATTCCCAAGCTCGATTATGTCAACACTGTATCGCTAAGCCCACTTACAGCGATTGTATTATATAGGGCGCTGAGTGTGCTCGAACAGATTGAAGCAGACGAAAACTACGACTATCCGCGCCGTCATAACTTCAGACTCAAACGCGAGTACATACGCAAGGGACGTGAATACTATGCTCTCGCCATCGATTATTTCATGGGCGAGACAATAGTGAAGAAATTGCTCCACACACCACTTAATCCTGACAAGACTCTTTGGGAACAGCTACAGGAAGAGCCGGTAAATGTAGCGGGCGACTGGGCCGATATTGTATCGCTAATCGTTCCGGAAAGTAAAATCAAGGATATATTCAGCTCAATCATCGACGGCACAATAACGTCGGTAGAGCAACTGTCAGAACGACTCAACTACGAGGGCTCGCAATACGACCATTATGCGTGGACATTCGTATGCCACAATTTCAATAAATGCTACTCGGTAAATATCGAGGACATCACTCCCGAGATATTAGTGTCGGTGATTGACCGATGGACCGAATCAGTGCGTTCGCTCGACCAGATGAGACGCGATGACGCCATGCGCGATTTCACCCAGCAGATTGGATACGACACCGATTTCGACAGTCCTGGAGAATGGCTCGATGACAGCATGATCAACAAAGAATTCAACCCGGAGAGCAATCCTCAGATAATGTCGATGCACAATCATTATGTGCAGGCTCTTCTTGACGCCCACCAGGTGACTACCGAACTTAAGCGCACATTCAACATCAACGACAACAAATAA
- a CDS encoding S41 family peptidase, with translation MLATTFIPSAAQMTPLPANRKLQIAEDLISHYYVEPVDRDTIVDEAIRAMLKTLDPHSIYSTPEETKELNEPLNGNFSGVGISFNMASDTLYVISTISGGPSERVGILPGDRIIEVDDTIIAGVKMKNSDVMRRLRGPKGSRVDVKVMRQNVPGLIDFSITRADIPIYSVDASYMADPTTGYIRISRFAEQTPKEFSEALEKLKKEGMKNLIIDLQGNGGGYLNAAQEIAAHFLDKGDMIVYTEGPKTPNHTYRAPRDGDFHDGRVVVLVDQYSASASEILSGAIQDHDRGVITGRRTFGKGLVQRPFPFPDGSMIRLTVAKYYTPSGRCIQKPYVKGDIDDYALDIKKRFDSGELMHPDSLRKVMPDSLRFTTLKKQRTVYGGGGIMPDVAVPLDTAWFTPYYRDLMAKGMIVKYTIGYIDSHRASLLRDYPTVDDFANRFDVTPGMLDSLTKSAEDEGVKMNREEYEKSREYISMVVKAMLARDLYDAGSYYRIANMHNPTFTEGLRLINSPEEYRRLLGGE, from the coding sequence ATGCTGGCAACAACATTCATACCCTCGGCCGCACAGATGACACCTCTGCCGGCCAACCGAAAACTCCAGATTGCGGAAGATCTCATATCGCACTATTATGTGGAGCCTGTCGACAGAGACACAATCGTAGACGAGGCCATACGGGCAATGCTCAAGACCCTCGACCCTCATTCTATATATTCCACCCCCGAAGAGACCAAGGAACTCAACGAACCGCTCAACGGCAACTTCTCCGGAGTTGGCATCTCGTTCAATATGGCATCGGACACGCTGTATGTGATATCGACCATATCCGGAGGGCCTTCGGAACGTGTAGGCATACTGCCGGGCGACAGGATAATCGAGGTCGACGACACGATTATCGCCGGTGTAAAAATGAAGAATTCCGACGTCATGCGCCGCCTGCGCGGGCCCAAGGGCTCTCGCGTCGACGTCAAGGTAATGCGTCAGAATGTGCCCGGGCTTATTGATTTTTCCATCACCCGCGCCGATATACCCATATACAGTGTCGACGCAAGCTATATGGCCGACCCCACAACAGGCTATATACGTATATCGCGCTTTGCCGAACAGACTCCCAAGGAATTTTCGGAAGCTCTTGAAAAGTTGAAAAAAGAGGGGATGAAAAATCTCATCATTGACCTTCAGGGAAATGGCGGAGGATATCTGAACGCCGCCCAGGAAATTGCAGCGCATTTCCTCGACAAAGGCGATATGATAGTATACACCGAAGGGCCAAAGACACCCAACCATACATACCGCGCGCCTCGCGACGGTGACTTCCACGACGGACGTGTGGTAGTGCTTGTCGACCAATATTCGGCCTCGGCCAGCGAGATTCTGTCAGGAGCCATCCAGGACCATGACCGTGGTGTAATCACCGGGCGACGTACTTTCGGAAAAGGATTGGTACAGCGGCCGTTTCCGTTTCCTGACGGATCAATGATACGTCTCACTGTTGCAAAATATTACACCCCGTCGGGGCGCTGCATACAGAAGCCCTATGTAAAGGGCGACATCGACGACTATGCACTCGACATCAAAAAGCGCTTTGACTCGGGCGAACTGATGCATCCCGACAGTCTGCGCAAGGTGATGCCCGACAGTCTGCGTTTTACCACACTTAAGAAACAACGCACGGTGTATGGCGGAGGAGGCATAATGCCCGATGTAGCCGTGCCACTCGACACGGCATGGTTCACTCCATACTACCGCGACCTGATGGCCAAAGGCATGATTGTAAAATATACAATCGGATATATCGACAGCCACCGCGCCTCGCTGCTTCGCGACTATCCTACGGTCGATGACTTTGCCAACCGGTTCGACGTAACCCCCGGAATGCTCGATTCTCTCACAAAGAGTGCCGAGGACGAAGGTGTGAAAATGAACCGGGAAGAATATGAAAAGAGCCGCGAATATATATCGATGGTAGTAAAAGCGATGCTTGCACGCGACCTCTACGACGCAGGCTCGTACTACCGCATTGCCAACATGCACAACCCGACATTTACCGAAGGGCTGCGACTTATCAACTCGCCCGAAGAGTACCGACGTCTGCTCGGAGGCGAATGA